DNA from Lagenorhynchus albirostris chromosome 3, mLagAlb1.1, whole genome shotgun sequence:
CAGGGGCGTGAGACACCCTTGACAGCCAGTCTGGCCCCAGCAAAGAGACATTTGCACTGGGAGCAAAGGCCCTGTGTGGACCAGTGGGGGCAGATAAGGCTGGAGACAGCGGTCGGGTGGGGCTACATTGCAGAGCACCCCTGGCCAGGGGGCCTCCCCTTTACCCCACGGGTACTGGGAAGATACtgaattgttctttttctttttctttttttaacagctttatggaGGTGCCACTTATATACCATAAAAGGCACCTGTTTTAAAAGTatgattcagtgatttttagtaaatttacagagtcGTGCAGCCACgaccacaatccagttttagaacgtTTCCATCATCCCAGGAAGATCCCCAGTGTCCCTGTTTACAGTTAATCCCTGTTCCCAcgcccagccccaggcaaccactaatgtacTTCCTGGCACTCTCTCTGAAGGCTCCGCGCAGGAGAGTGGGGTAGTCAGAGCAGGGCTTTGGCAGTAAATCTAGAAAAGGCGAAATCCATAGTTAGGAGACCTGTTAGAAGGCTGGCCATTCCTTCATTCCTCATCCCCTGAGCACTGCtaagtgccaggctctgtgctggaaGCTGGGGATGAAGTGGTGAAACCTGGCAATTCTGACGATCCAGGTGAGACATGCTGGGCCTGGCCAGTGGCTGCAGGGGTGGGCAGCGGGGAGAAGCAGTGTGGGTCTCCTTCCTCACTCTGGCCTCTTTTCCTCTCCAGATGGACAGCGCCCAAGACAGGAAGGCCCCCATGATGCAGTCTCAGACCCGGAGTTGCACAGAGCTGCATAAGCACCTCACCTCGGTGCCGTCCTGCCCCCGGGCTAAAGCTCGCTCCCCTGATAGGGTCCTccagccaccaccacccctgaGTCCCTGGGTCCCTGCCAAGGAGGATGAGGAGGCGGGTGAGGACTGCCCGAGTCCCCAGCCGGCTCCAGCCTCTCCCTGGGACTCCCCAGCACCGGGCAGGGCAGACCCCGGCGCCCAGGTGTCCCAGGAGGACATGCAGGCCATGGTGCAGCTTATTCGCTACATGCACACCTACTGCCTTCCCCAGAGGAAGCTGCCCGCACAGGCCCCAGAGCCAGACCCCCAGCCCTGCAGCAGCCCCGCCCAGCAGGTCAGACCCCGGCCTCGGTGCCAGCACCCTTCCAAAGCCACCTGGGCTGAGTTCTCCATCCTGAGGGAACTTCTGGCTCAGGATATCCTCTGTGATGTCAGCAAACCCTACCGCCTGGCCACGCCTGTCTACGCCTCCCTCACACCCCGGGCCCGGCCCAGGCCCAAAGACAGCCAGGCCTCTGCGGGCCACCCCTCCCCCGTGGAGGAGGTGCGGGTCGCGGCTTCACCCCAGAGCTCGGGGCCCAGACCCAGCCTGCGCCCGCTGCGGCTGGGGGTGAAAGGGCACATCAGCCGGTTGGCCAGGCTGCAGCCtgaggaggaagatgaggaagaggaggaggaagaagaagaaaaagaggaagaggagtggGGCCGGAAAAGGCCGGGCCGGGGCCTGCCAGGGACCAAGctggggaggaagcaggagagCTCTGTGTGCCCCGTGCGGCGCTCCAGGAGACTGAACCCGGAGCTGGGCCCCTGGCTGACGTTCACCGATGAGCCCATGGTCCCCGCGGAGCCCCAAGGGGCTCTGCCCTCGCTGCGCCTGGCCCCTGAGGCCTACCACGTGGAGGGGGAGCTGGGCAGCCCCGCGGACGAGGACAGTGGCCAAGACCAGCAGCCCCGACGGGGACCCCAGATCCCAGCTCTGGAGAGCCCCTGTGAGAGCGGGTGTGGGGACACCGACGAGGACCCCAGTTGTCCGCAGCTCTCTTCTGGAGGTAGTCGGAGTTGGTGGTCCGAGagagggggcagggccagggtgtGGCAGACCCTACTGCCCGGGAGCCAGGAGCCCTGGGTTGGGCaaatccctctccctctctgtctctcagctTCCCTTCCTGTGCAGTAGGCTCGTTGGGCAGATCTTCAGGAACCTCCTACCCATCTCTGAGTTTCTCATCATGCATGGGCCAGGTGTCCTTAATGAACGAGCAGCAAGATGCCTGCCTTCTTGGGGCTTGGGTTTCAGTGGGGGAGACAGGCAGTCAAAAAGTGGGCAAGAAAGGAAAAGTGATGACAAATTGTGATAAATGCTCTAAAGAAGACTCCCTGGGTAGCAATGTGATGGAGGGTGTGAGTCTATAAATTCAGCTCCACAGTGAAGTGGCATTTTAAATGGTAACAatagtggggataataatacagCAGTTATCTGTTATGCACTCGCTATGCCAGGCTTGGTCTAAGACTTGACGCGGATTATCCCCATTGATCCTCATAGGAAGCCCGTGTGGTGGGTGCtgttataattcccattttaagacacagaaacaaaggcacagagataGCTAATGGTCGGTTCAGCGAGTTAGTCCTGCATCTCTCTGGGGCAGAGCCCACAGCCACTACTAGCCTTGGAAGCTGGAACGCTTCACCATTGTGCTACACTGATTGGCCAGAAGGGGTCGCCCTGGTTCCCATCAACTCTGCAGAATCAGTAGATCTGCCAGCTGTTAATGTTGCTGAGTCTGGGGGAATGAAGGTGGATTTGAGTTGTTCCTGCCAGTCCCTAAAAGTGGCAGAGGCTTTTGGGTCACACGCCTGAAAGAAGCTGTGCTTGGTACCGATGAAGTTCAGAGGGAAACATCTGCTAGCCATGCCATGTTgggaaaaatctttatttttttcttttttgtcttcttttcagACTCTCCCAGGTGCCTCATGCTGGCCTTGTCGCAAAGGTAGATTTTTAGAAATTGTTGGTTTATGACTCCAGGAGACCTTATCTGGTTGGGTGTAGGGTGGTTCATCGGCCCCTGAGCCTGGTCCTtgtccccacacccctgccctcaTTGCCATATGGGACTCTTAGGATCTGGGCTCCCTTGAAAGGGAGTTTGTTTTTAGAAGCAGGCCCAGGGGAAAGATGGAGAATTTCATGGGGAAAAGTTGACagtgctgtgtggctttgggcaagtgtcttctcctctctgggcctcaggtgtTCCATCATAAAATAAGGAGGCTGACAATGCTTGTCCTGTCTCCACCTCCCTCAAGTCTCTCCCATGTCTCCTTGAAAGAGCTGTACAGCTTTGATTTCCTCCAACAACCAGGAGAGAGTTCCCCTGAAAATTCTCCCCAGGCATCGCTTTCGTGGGCAGCAGAACCAGGGTCTGGCACAATGTCCCCTTGCCTTCCTGCCATGCTCGGGGAGGTGGAGCCTGCTGCTGACTGACTTCTCTCCTTCCTGtgctccccagccccactggCGACCCTCCTTTTGGCAAGAAGAGCTTCGAGCAGACCTTGACAGTGGAGCTCTGTGGCACAGCAGGTGAGCCGGGGGCTCAGCTGGTGGGGTGCCCTTGGGGACGCAGCCCCTCGGGCAGTTAGGGAGTACCCCATCAAGCCTTCCTTGCCACCGCTGCACAGGCTACGCCGGGTCTTGAGCTACACATTGAGGGCGTTATAAGGAGAGTCAGGGCTCAGGTTCAGCTGTTTAGCTGCCAACAGTTGGCACATGATCTGACATGAAAAGAGACACGTGTCTTCCCCTGAAGGAGCCCACAGTCTTATGTGGGCGACAGACTCACACCATGACAAGTACTGTTTGATATGCGCTTGTTCCAAAGACCGTGCAAGAgctctgggagcacagaggaaggggaagagtggggaggggcaggatgtGGCCTGAGAAGATTCACAAAGTACCCAGAGCAGCAAGTATTTGAGCTAGGCTTGCAGGATGCATAGAAGTtggagagacaaaaaaaaaaaaaaaaaaaaaagggaagggtaTCCCCGGCCACAGAATTGACATGAGCAGAGGCACAGAGGAGCGGCAGTTATAGGTGCATCAGAGGAGACTGGCCACCCGGTGTTGCTCTGTGGCAGAACTGGGGGGTCAGGCAAACACAACCACCAAAGGCTGAGAGGAATGCCAGGCCGAAGGGGTTCGTCTAGATCCTGTGGGCTTCGGGAGCACCAGAAAGGAAGAGCTCTCTGGCTGATGCCCGGGGGACGATGGAGTCCAAGGTCAGTTGCAGGACCACTGAGGTCACTGTGGTGGTCAAATCCAGGTGGGAGATGTTACCTATGGTACCTGCCCCCTCTGCACCCTGGGAGACTTAAGAGGCATTTGGAACGACCAGTGGGAGGGCTCGTGGAATGATTGGATATGGAGCAGGAAGAGAGATCTTGGATGATCTGGAGGCTTTGGCTACCGTTGCCAGACTACAGAAGGGATGGCAAAGGGCTTTCATCACACGCCAGCTCTGAAAAATTACTGATGGACTGTGTGAGGAGTCCCAGGCTACGTCCAGGCTCGGTCCGCAGTGCGGTAATCGATTAGTGATGCCTGCCATCCATTGGCTCTGGGGAGTGGCGCCGTATATGCTACTTCCCCGCCATCCCAAACTAGGGTTTCAGTGTTCCTTGGAGAAGTGATCTGTGTCTGCCTCACATGTGTTTCCTCTTGCTTGGGTAGGACTCACTCCGCCCACCACGCCTCCGTACAAGCCCACAGAGGAAGACCCCTTCAAGCCAGACATCAAGCACAGCCCAGGCAAAGACATAGCTCCCACCCCGGAGGTTCCCCAGCTCGGGGCCGCCGCAGAGGCTGCCCGCAAGCTGCCGAAGAAGCACCCAGAGCGGAGCGAGCTCCTGTCCCACCTGCGGCATGCCGCAGCCCAGCCAGCCTCCCAGGCTGGCCAGAAGCGCCCCTTCTCCTGTTCCTTTGGAGACCACGACTACTGCCAGGTGCTCAAGCCAGACGGCGCCCTGCAGAGGAAGGTGCTGAGGTCCTGGGAGCCATCTGGGGTCCACCTTGAGGACTGGCCCCAGCAAGGGGCCCCGCGGGCTGAGGCACAGGCCTCTGGCAGGGAGGAAGACGGGAGCTGTGATGTCGGCGGCCCCACCAAGGACAGTACGCTGCTGAGAGACCACGAGATCCGCGCCAGCCTCACCAAGCACTTTGGCCTCCTGGAGACAGCCTTGGAGGATGAAGACCTGGCCTCCTGCAAGAGCCCCGAATACGACACCGTCTTTGaggacagcagcagcagcagtggcgaGAGCAACTTCCTCCTAGAGGAGGACGACGAGGAGGAGGATGATGAAGAGGACTCAGGGGTCAGTCCCCCTCGCTCTGACCACTGCCCCTACCAGAGCCCACCAAGCAAGGCCAGCCGGCAGCTCTGTTCCCGCAGCCGCTCCAGCTCTGGCTCCTCGTCCTGCCGCTCCCGGTCACCAGCCACGCGAAGGACCTTCAGGTATGGATAGACGGGTGGCCTCAGGATGGGTGGTGGACCCCTGAGGACCCCCCAGTTTCAGGGTGTCAGGGGAGAGAGGAGCCCTGAAACTGGGGCTGCGTCTCCCTGTGTGGTCAGTGTCCTGGTCGGAGGCCCTGGAGGTGGACTCCTTGGGGAGTTGTGGGCAAGTCCTGTATCCAGGCAAAGCCTGCTGTGTGGCAGTCAGGAGTGGCCCAAATCTCCTGGCCTCGGAGGAGGAAGAAAACTCACTTTCTGGCCTATTGTGGCCTGATATCCAAATGAACTTGCCCCTCattcatctgtttctgtttctatatttgtaaaatggttaggtttttgtgtaaacatatacagttaacccttgaacaaggCGAGGGTTAGGGGCACCAATCCTCCCTACAGTCAAAAATCCCGTGTAATTTATAGCCGGCGCTGCTTATCCGAGGTTCTTTCGTATCTGCAGATTCAACAACTGCCGACAGTGTAGTACTGtcgtatttactgttgaaaaaatcCCAGTGTAAGGGGATCCACAGAGCTCacatccatgttgttcaagggtcaatatACCCACACAGTGTAATACCTATGTGATGTTTACATGTGAAAGAAAGATCAGCATAATTCTAATctatgttcaaaaaaaaaaataccgggATTTAAAGCAGTGATAAggtttattcccatttctccGTGCTGCTGAGTTGCACAGTGTCTTCCGGCAGTCAGCCGCCCCCGTGGGAGCTCTTTTACCTTCGCACAGGGATGATGTGTCATGAGCCTGTTTGCTCGTACCATCTTTGCTCACTGAACCGGACTGTAGAAGGAGCTGGTCCAGAATTCCGTGGGGGGCTGGGCAGAAAGAATAGAAGTTTGGCATATTTTGGTGGAGGTAGATTGCTTCTCTCCCTGCTCACAGCAGGACCTGGCTCTTCCTGGGGGAGGCCTGAGGAGGGTGGGTGCAGGTCCCAAACCCTCTGCCCGAGATGCACCTGAGTGACCACCAGATGGTGCTCTTGGGTCCGGAGCAGTGCAGAGTCACCAGGAGGCCTTGTTACCACTCAGATGGCAGGGCCCCACCTCCTGAATGTCTGGTTTTGAAggtctgggggtggaggtggagaatTTGCATTTGTAACAAGTTCCCAGGGAATGATGACGTTGCCAGAGTGCCATGCTCTGAGAAGCAGGATTCAGGTAATAGAAAGATACCTTTTCTTAGGAAAATTCTGCATTATATTTCCTTATCTATACCAGTAGCTCTTAACTGAAAATCTGATTAAAAGTAAAGCCTCCTTTCCCCATTAGAATGAGCATAGACGTCTAACTGAGCATTCAATTTTAGGGGATTTGTGGACTCCCCAGACACTAACGTGCTGAAGCCCTGAACTATCTGTCACTCGAAATGAGCTTATTTTGAGCAATTTCTCTAAAAGCCCTTCTACGTAATAAGCCAGGACGATCAGTCAGAGCCATCTTCCGTCAGACCTCTCTGAGCCCTCCTTCCAGCTCCGTTCTCCTTTCTGCAGGGGTGGCTGTGAGCTAGCCCACCTGTGTTCTCATTAGGCAGTTTCCTCTGCAGCATCTGCTCAGAAGCTGCTACGGTTCTTGTCCTGTTGAAGCGCATCCCCCAAGGCAGGAGCTGGAGTTTCTCGGCCTCCTTCCCCTCCTGAGCTGTTCAGGGCCTGTACCCATGGGCTTGTCTGCAAAGAGTTGGGGGCCTCTCTCGAAACCCCCATGgattctccttttcctcttctcccttttgGGCCAGGTTCAGGGCTGGCTTTCTCTGCCACTCGAGAAAGTTAATTGGTTAACTTGGTTCCTGCTCAGCTGCCTGGCAGAGCTTGGTGGCTGGTAAACATGAAAAACTAGTCATCAGTCTTCTCCAGACCAGCATTTCTTTACCTGTGCTTCTGCTACCAAACAACAGTCAACAGGAAGCACTTTGAGCTGGTTTAACAAGCCCTAGAGCACCTTCCAGTCACTCTCAGTTCTTCATGGGGGGAGGCCGCCAATTCCATTGCAAATGGATGATGATACTATTATTGTGTAGTACTTTAAAGTTTGCAAGTCACATCCCTTTCTTTTACCCTATGTGAGCTTCACAGATGCACTTGGAGGGTGCGTCTgcctcttatccccattttatagatgaggaagctgaggctcaaaaACGTTCAATAGAAAAATATAGCCAGCAAGTATTGAGCTGTTCCTGGGCTAAGCATTTATGGGCATGTTCTGATTTGATCCTCCCAAATGGCCTAGGAGGCAAATACAATTGATTCTCCCTAGTTTACAGGTGAAGAACTGGAGCTGAGGTGGCTGCAGTAGCCAGCCCAAGGTCACCAGCAGGGAGGTGGTAAAGTCAGCGTTGGAAcgctgtctgactccagagcccctgCTCTCATCCTCTGCTTTATTCCCAAGGACGCAGGCAGCGTGTGGCAGAGTTGGGACTCACCCATGCCCCACACGCCTTGCTGCTTCCACTCTAGCAGCCTGGCCCTCAGGAGGAGAGGGCAGTGTGCAGACAGTCAAGAGGGCGCAGGCGTGCGGCATCCGGGAGCCTCTCGGGCTGTGCATCTGGGCTGACTGGTCCCCTGACCCCCGGGGCCCGGGGGCTGTGATGGCTGCTGGGGCTGCTGCTTGGCCAGGCTCCAACCACTGGAGGGAGAGCAGCGGGTCTGGAATCAGCAGGCCTCCCACTAGCTCTGGCTTCCTTACTTTCTAGCTTTGCGCGAATTTCCTACTGAACCTGAGCCTCAGGGTTTTCATCTGGAAAGTGGGGAAACATGAGACCTCAGAggatggtttttttccttcaggtcAAATACCATAATGAAGCGAGAGGGCCTTTCCGCCCCCGTTGGCATAGAAAGGGTCACAAGGGTTATGATTAGCAAAGTGGTGGTTCTCAGTGATCTCGTCCCAGAAGCTGGCAGAAGGTATGTGTCGGTCACGTGTTCAGACCCGCAGGCGAACCCGGGCGGTCACCGCTGAGGGGGAAAGCCGGGCTCCCTCAGGAGGGCCTTCTCATAGTTCTGCCCTCACGAACGAGTCCGAAAGAAGCGGAGGAAGCACCCCTTGCCTCCTGAGCAAGTCCTTCTCCCGTCCCCCTGTGGTTCCTGCCGAGAGTGAGTGCCTCTGCTTTGCTTGTTCACTGACAGATGTGAGAGCAGAGGGTCGTGTTCAGACAGAACGCCAAGTGTCCGGCACACCAGGAAGCAGCGGGAAAAGGCCATTGTAAGTGAAATGGGGCCCCAGAGCCCAGAGTGAATGGGGATGAGCAGGGGCATCAGGAAGTGCTAGGGCTTCGTAGACCTGAAGCCCTTTGAGGTCATCTGTGGCCTGCAGGAGGTAGTTatatttctctcatttaaaaaagcACAGGGGTCACCAAAGGGCATCAAAGGTGGCACCGTGCAAAATGCAGCCAAGGGCTGGCTGGGAGGCGTGCAGTTGGTGAGCACGTAGGGCTCAGCGTCAGAGGCTTGACAGGGCCCGGGGGACAGGCGGTGATGGGGGAGCAGAGCTGGCCTTGCTTCCACTTCGGTGTGACCGTCAGTTGCTCCCcagcttccctgagcctcagtttactcatctgtacaCAGGGTCCCACGGTGCGATCGGGGCTAAGGAACCAAGAGAGACTGTCCCTTCCTCCTGATCCATCTCCTTAATCTTCTCCCAGAGTTAGTTCACAGGCCAGGCTGTGCCTGGTGGACCCACTGCAAAGCACCCCGTAGGGAACATTCATCAGGAAGCTGCGGCGAGGAGCTGGACTCATCTCCTCCGTATCACttagaaaggagggaagggaaagtaaGACAGAAGCACGAACAGACAGACAGACTCTCACTGGATTGTCCACCTCCCCCCCAGCATGGTGCTTCAGGGAAGGGAACACATGAGGTATGCATACCCCAGAGGTACGCATGCAGCTGTCTCGAAGCAGGTACTTAAAACCCTGTGGAGCGTCTTCCTGGAAACCATGTGTGACCATTCAGCAGTTGTGACATgccctgttctaggtgctggatgGCAAGAGTGAACGAGACAGACAAGGTCCCCACTTCCCATGGTTGGgccagaagggagagagagacaacagACTcataaacaaatcaataaacacTGTAATTACAGATTGGGAGGTGCACTATGAAGTTAATCACGTCATGACTAAAATGTCTGAAACAGTCGTGTTTTGACTGTGTGGGGCTGATGTATTTATACGGTCGTCTAGGAGGGGCATCTTCAAGGAGCTGGGCCCCAAGAGATGAAAGGAGCCAATGAAGCAAAGATTCTGGAGGACagtggggcagaggcaggaaagaGCCTTGTGAATTCAAGGTgctggaggaggctgggagaggacATTGCTACGCGCAGCTGAACCTAGGCCATCCTAGGGAACGTGCACAGTTCCCGTGACCGTACAGCAGCGCCCTGCTGTGGACTGCGGGCCCTTGctttcctccctgccctcagTGGCGCAGAAGGGGATGGCTGGAGAACCACAGGCCTTAACCTGTTCCGGAGAAAGCCCATCTAAACCAGAACCTGGTGATTTTGCCCACAGGAGCACAGCTGGAGTTTCTCCAGCAAATCAAAGCCACTCTTCCGATAGCTGTGGCTTTAACTTCCAATCACAGACggtagaggaggaggggaggttcCAGCTgggcttcccctctcccctccccctgctgggcAGTTCTAGGGGCCTGGCACCAAGCTCACCTGAAGGTCACCTCTTGGTCACAGTGTCTACACAGTACCCTGGCGAAACCAAAGATGATGCTGGCTCCAGGCCCTATGCCCCTGCCCCATTGCTTTTTTCCCAGCCCACTCTAACCCATAGCGACCTGGCCCCCTTTGCTCGTCCATTACCATCCTCGGACCTCCCCCACTACCAGAAAAAGTCAGACTCAAAACAAATACAGAAGTTACTCACTGTGCAGTTACATCCATAGTGACGGCTCCCTCTCCCATCTGCGCCCAGTCTCTGCTCATTCCCTTCAAGTAAACAGCTGCTTCCTTTGGGGCCACTTCCCCATCCGATGCTAAACAGCCCCCTCCTCTCACAAGGCAGGTCCTCTGGGATAGCGACCGTCATTGTCCTCTCTGACTCCAGCCCCAGCTGGTGTCACTCGCTTAGCCAGGTGATGTGGACTGGGGACGAGGACTCCATGGGAGCCTGCCACCAAGGGGCTCCAGGAAGCCAGGCAATGATGACGGCTGTGTCCCCTCTGTGTCCCCCTCGGGCAGGGTGAAGGCCGCGTGGTGTACGTTCGAAATCTCTCCAGTGACATGAGCTCCCGTGAACTGAAGAGGCGCTTCGAGGTGTTTGGAGAGATTGTGGAGTGCCAGGTGCTCACGAGAAGCAAGAGGTGAGTCAGGCTCTCGCAGAGGAGGGGAGTGGAGGGCACAGAGGTTCCAGTTCAGGTCTGGAAGCATAAAAGATGCCTGAGAAGATTTGCAGAACAAATCTACTGCCAGCGCAGGGGAAGGAAGGACCGGTAACCGTCATGTAACCCAGTAATAGCAGGGAACATGTACTGATAATTTGCTAAAGTGCAAGCCAATTtccatacattcttttttttttttttttgcgttacgcgggcctctcactgttgtggcctctcccgttgcggagcacaggctccggacgcgcaggctccggacacacaggctcagtggccgtggctcacgggcccagccgctctggggcatgtgggatcttcccagaccagggcacgaacccgtgtcccctgcatcagtaggcggactctcaaccactgcgccaccagggaagccctccatgcaTTCTTTTACTTAACGTTCCAACTTGCCTGTGACGTATGCAGTCTTACTCTTTCTATTGCTCTCCTTTCTGGGGAGCTCAGACAAGTT
Protein-coding regions in this window:
- the PPARGC1B gene encoding peroxisome proliferator-activated receptor gamma coactivator 1-beta isoform X3 gives rise to the protein MAGNDCGALLDEELSSFFLNYLADTQGGGSGEEQLCADFPELDLSQLDASDFDSATCFEELQWRPENSETEPSQYSPDDPELFQIIDSENEALLAALTKTLDDIPEDVVHLAAFPALDDGDAPSCASASPVPSSAPPSPSLERAPASAPEVDELSLLQKLLLTTSYPASTSDSQKEGTAWRQAGLRSRSQRPWVKMDSAQDRKAPMMQSQTRSCTELHKHLTSVPSCPRAKARSPDRVLQPPPPLSPWVPAKEDEEAGEDCPSPQPAPASPWDSPAPGRADPGAQVSQEDMQAMVQLIRYMHTYCLPQRKLPAQAPEPDPQPCSSPAQQVRPRPRCQHPSKATWAEFSILRELLAQDILCDVSKPYRLATPVYASLTPRARPRPKDSQASAGHPSPVEEVRVAASPQSSGPRPSLRPLRLGVKGHISRLARLQPEEEDEEEEEEEEEKEEEEWGRKRPGRGLPGTKLGRKQESSVCPVRRSRRLNPELGPWLTFTDEPMVPAEPQGALPSLRLAPEAYHVEGELGSPADEDSGQDQQPRRGPQIPALESPCESGCGDTDEDPSCPQLSSGDSPRCLMLALSQSPTGDPPFGKKSFEQTLTVELCGTAGLTPPTTPPYKPTEEDPFKPDIKHSPGKDIAPTPEVPQLGAAAEAARKLPKKHPERSELLSHLRHAAAQPASQAGQKRPFSCSFGDHDYCQVLKPDGALQRKVLRSWEPSGVHLEDWPQQGAPRAEAQASGREEDGSCDVGGPTKDSTLLRDHEIRASLTKHFGLLETALEDEDLASCKSPEYDTVFEDSSSSSGESNFLLEEDDEEEDDEEDSGVSPPRSDHCPYQSPPSKASRQLCSRSRSSSGSSSCRSRSPATRRTFRCESRGSCSDRTPSVRHTRKQREKAIGEGRVVYVRNLSSDMSSRELKRRFEVFGEIVECQVLTRSKRSEKYGFITYRCSEHAALSLRNGATLRKRSEPSFQLSYGGLRHFCWPRYTDYAAVTEASRSGDRCLGTPFHQNALHVQKQHRNPTARTGGFGK
- the PPARGC1B gene encoding peroxisome proliferator-activated receptor gamma coactivator 1-beta isoform X1, whose amino-acid sequence is MAGNDCGALLDEELSSFFLNYLADTQVPRWFCPCRSWDHPLRSISSVGTVTRFSMTPSHPTHHWQGGGSGEEQLCADFPELDLSQLDASDFDSATCFEELQWRPENSETEPSQYSPDDPELFQIIDSENEALLAALTKTLDDIPEDVVHLAAFPALDDGDAPSCASASPVPSSAPPSPSLERAPASAPEVDELSLLQKLLLTTSYPASTSDSQKEGTAWRQAGLRSRSQRPWVKMDSAQDRKAPMMQSQTRSCTELHKHLTSVPSCPRAKARSPDRVLQPPPPLSPWVPAKEDEEAGEDCPSPQPAPASPWDSPAPGRADPGAQVSQEDMQAMVQLIRYMHTYCLPQRKLPAQAPEPDPQPCSSPAQQVRPRPRCQHPSKATWAEFSILRELLAQDILCDVSKPYRLATPVYASLTPRARPRPKDSQASAGHPSPVEEVRVAASPQSSGPRPSLRPLRLGVKGHISRLARLQPEEEDEEEEEEEEEKEEEEWGRKRPGRGLPGTKLGRKQESSVCPVRRSRRLNPELGPWLTFTDEPMVPAEPQGALPSLRLAPEAYHVEGELGSPADEDSGQDQQPRRGPQIPALESPCESGCGDTDEDPSCPQLSSGDSPRCLMLALSQSPTGDPPFGKKSFEQTLTVELCGTAGLTPPTTPPYKPTEEDPFKPDIKHSPGKDIAPTPEVPQLGAAAEAARKLPKKHPERSELLSHLRHAAAQPASQAGQKRPFSCSFGDHDYCQVLKPDGALQRKVLRSWEPSGVHLEDWPQQGAPRAEAQASGREEDGSCDVGGPTKDSTLLRDHEIRASLTKHFGLLETALEDEDLASCKSPEYDTVFEDSSSSSGESNFLLEEDDEEEDDEEDSGVSPPRSDHCPYQSPPSKASRQLCSRSRSSSGSSSCRSRSPATRRTFRCESRGSCSDRTPSVRHTRKQREKAIGEGRVVYVRNLSSDMSSRELKRRFEVFGEIVECQVLTRSKRSEKYGFITYRCSEHAALSLRNGATLRKRSEPSFQLSYGGLRHFCWPRYTDYAAVTEASRSGDRCLGTPFHQNALHVQKQHRNPTARTGGFGK
- the PPARGC1B gene encoding peroxisome proliferator-activated receptor gamma coactivator 1-beta isoform X2, with amino-acid sequence MAGNDCGALLDEELSSFFLNYLADTQVPRWFCPCRSWDHPLRSISSVGTVTRFSMTPSHPTHHWQGGGSGEEQLCADFPELDLSQLDASDFDSATCFEELQWRPENSETEPSQYSPDDPELFQIIDSENEALLAALTKTLDDIPEDVVHLAAFPALDDGDAPSCASASPVPSSAPPSPSLERAPASAPEVDELSLLQKLLLTTSYPASTSDSQKEGTAWRQAGLRSRSQRPWVKMDSAQDRKAPMMQSQTRSCTELHKHLTSVPSCPRAKARSPDRVLQPPPPLSPWVPAKEDEEAGEDCPSPQPAPASPWDSPAPGRADPGAQVSQEDMQAMVQLIRYMHTYCLPQRKLPAQAPEPDPQPCSSPAQQVRPRPRCQHPSKATWAEFSILRELLAQDILCDVSKPYRLATPVYASLTPRARPRPKDSQASAGHPSPVEEVRVAASPQSSGPRPSLRPLRLGVKGHISRLARLQPEEEDEEEEEEEEEKEEEEWGRKRPGRGLPGTKLGRKQESSVCPVRRSRRLNPELGPWLTFTDEPMVPAEPQGALPSLRLAPEAYHVEGELGSPADEDSGQDQQPRRGPQIPALESPCESGCGDTDEDPSCPQLSSGDSPRCLMLALSQSPTGDPPFGKKSFEQTLTVELCGTAGLTPPTTPPYKPTEEDPFKPDIKHSPGKDIAPTPEVPQLGAAAEAARKLPKKHPERSELLSHLRHAAAQPASQAGQKRPFSCSFGDHDYCQVLKPDGALQRKVLRSWEPSGVHLEDWPQQGAPRAEAQASGREEDGSCDVGGPTKDSTLLRDHEIRASLTKHFGLLETALEDEDLASCKSPEYDTVFEDSSSSSGESNFLLEEDDEEEDDEEDSGVSPPRSDHCPYQSPPSKASRQLCSRSRSSSGSSSCRSRSPATRRTFRCESRGSCSDRTPSVRHTRKQREKAIGEGRVVYVRNLSSDMSSRELKRRFEVFGEIVECQVLTRSKRSEKYGFITYRCSEHAALSLRNGATLRKRSEPSFQLSYGGLRHFCWPRYTDYDSNSEEALPASVKTKYEAMDFDSLLKEAQQSLH
- the PPARGC1B gene encoding peroxisome proliferator-activated receptor gamma coactivator 1-beta isoform X4; the protein is MAGNDCGALLDEELSSFFLNYLADTQGGGSGEEQLCADFPELDLSQLDASDFDSATCFEELQWRPENSETEPSQYSPDDPELFQIIDSENEALLAALTKTLDDIPEDVVHLAAFPALDDGDAPSCASASPVPSSAPPSPSLERAPASAPEVDELSLLQKLLLTTSYPASTSDSQKEGTAWRQAGLRSRSQRPWVKMDSAQDRKAPMMQSQTRSCTELHKHLTSVPSCPRAKARSPDRVLQPPPPLSPWVPAKEDEEAGEDCPSPQPAPASPWDSPAPGRADPGAQVSQEDMQAMVQLIRYMHTYCLPQRKLPAQAPEPDPQPCSSPAQQVRPRPRCQHPSKATWAEFSILRELLAQDILCDVSKPYRLATPVYASLTPRARPRPKDSQASAGHPSPVEEVRVAASPQSSGPRPSLRPLRLGVKGHISRLARLQPEEEDEEEEEEEEEKEEEEWGRKRPGRGLPGTKLGRKQESSVCPVRRSRRLNPELGPWLTFTDEPMVPAEPQGALPSLRLAPEAYHVEGELGSPADEDSGQDQQPRRGPQIPALESPCESGCGDTDEDPSCPQLSSGDSPRCLMLALSQSPTGDPPFGKKSFEQTLTVELCGTAGLTPPTTPPYKPTEEDPFKPDIKHSPGKDIAPTPEVPQLGAAAEAARKLPKKHPERSELLSHLRHAAAQPASQAGQKRPFSCSFGDHDYCQVLKPDGALQRKVLRSWEPSGVHLEDWPQQGAPRAEAQASGREEDGSCDVGGPTKDSTLLRDHEIRASLTKHFGLLETALEDEDLASCKSPEYDTVFEDSSSSSGESNFLLEEDDEEEDDEEDSGVSPPRSDHCPYQSPPSKASRQLCSRSRSSSGSSSCRSRSPATRRTFRCESRGSCSDRTPSVRHTRKQREKAIGEGRVVYVRNLSSDMSSRELKRRFEVFGEIVECQVLTRSKRSEKYGFITYRCSEHAALSLRNGATLRKRSEPSFQLSYGGLRHFCWPRYTDYDSNSEEALPASVKTKYEAMDFDSLLKEAQQSLH